A part of Acidimicrobiales bacterium genomic DNA contains:
- a CDS encoding FAD-dependent thymidylate synthase translates to MTLYVAEEFSDEEGDVLRRYFTNLDGPVFALVNLPEVVKGALFARYSRSPKSLRRLFLDEFVGDLDISGDVSIDATVGLRRAEELYDRVFLEYGDDSVAQLGGVHLACEQASNLLTKVLEWGRLMSYLEQSTRYIAYDTRLGGRYRYFRDPQILASPLGTRYVGDLDRLFDTYADLVPLLADWLRDRHPKEPADSDFVYRQAIRAKAFDALRGILPAASLSNVGIYGSGQAYEALLLRMRSHPLPEARDYADLMLTELRKVIPSFLKRIDRDDRGGAWARHLADTRARTGKLADALFDSVEPERAPGVALVDFDPDGEIKVVTAALYPLTCVPEHQIEARVRAMTTDERLAVLRAYVGDRTNRRHKPGRAFERVAYRFDVLADYGAFRDLQRHRMLTIEWQPLTPHHGYVRPDAVDAAGQAERFDEAMARSAALYGDLSGRFPDQASYAVALAYRVRFSMQLNAREAMHLVELRSSPQGHPSYRRIAQEMHRLIGDQAGHRALAAAMAFVDHSEPELERLEAERRAEARRQRS, encoded by the coding sequence GTGACGCTCTACGTCGCCGAGGAGTTCAGCGACGAGGAAGGCGACGTCCTCCGGCGGTACTTCACCAACCTCGACGGGCCCGTCTTCGCGCTCGTCAACCTGCCCGAGGTGGTCAAGGGCGCGCTCTTCGCCCGGTACTCCCGGTCGCCCAAGAGCCTGCGGCGCCTCTTCCTCGACGAGTTCGTCGGTGATCTCGACATCAGCGGTGACGTGAGCATCGACGCCACGGTGGGCCTGCGACGGGCCGAGGAGCTCTACGACCGGGTCTTCCTCGAGTACGGCGACGACTCGGTGGCCCAGCTGGGTGGGGTCCACCTGGCCTGCGAGCAGGCGTCCAACCTGCTCACGAAGGTGCTCGAGTGGGGCAGGCTGATGTCGTACCTGGAGCAGTCGACCCGCTACATCGCGTACGACACCCGGCTCGGCGGTCGGTACCGGTACTTCCGCGACCCGCAGATCCTCGCCTCGCCCCTCGGCACGCGCTACGTCGGCGACCTCGACCGTCTGTTCGACACCTATGCAGACCTGGTGCCGCTCCTGGCCGACTGGCTGCGGGACCGCCACCCCAAGGAGCCTGCCGACTCCGACTTCGTGTACCGGCAGGCCATCCGGGCCAAGGCCTTCGACGCGCTGAGGGGCATCCTGCCCGCGGCCTCGCTGTCGAACGTCGGGATCTACGGCTCCGGCCAGGCCTACGAGGCCCTCCTGCTGCGGATGCGGTCCCACCCGCTGCCGGAGGCCCGCGACTACGCCGATCTCATGCTCACCGAGCTCCGCAAGGTGATCCCGTCGTTCCTGAAGCGCATCGACCGCGACGACCGGGGTGGGGCCTGGGCTCGCCACCTGGCCGACACCCGTGCGCGCACGGGCAAGCTAGCCGATGCTCTCTTCGATTCGGTCGAGCCGGAGCGGGCCCCTGGCGTCGCGCTGGTCGACTTCGATCCCGACGGCGAGATCAAGGTCGTGACGGCCGCCCTCTACCCCCTCACCTGCGTCCCCGAGCATCAGATCGAGGCCCGGGTGCGGGCGATGACCACCGACGAGCGGCTGGCCGTGCTGCGGGCCTACGTGGGCGACCGGACGAACCGGCGCCACAAGCCCGGCCGGGCGTTCGAGCGGGTCGCGTACCGCTTCGACGTCCTGGCCGACTACGGCGCCTTCCGCGACCTGCAACGTCATCGCATGCTCACGATCGAGTGGCAGCCCCTCACGCCCCATCACGGGTACGTGCGGCCCGACGCCGTCGACGCCGCCGGGCAGGCGGAGCGCTTCGACGAGGCGATGGCCCGGTCGGCGGCGCTCTACGGCGATCTGTCGGGGCGGTTCCCCGATCAGGCGTCGTACGCCGTGGCGCTGGCCTACCGCGTGCGCTTCTCGATGCAGCTGAACGCCCGGGAGGCGATGCACCTCGTCGAGCTGCGCAGCTCCCCGCAGGGCCACCCCTCCTACCGTCGGATCGCCCAGGAGATGCACCGGCTGATCGGCGACCAGGCCGGTCACCGGGCGCTGGCCGCGGCGATGGCGTTCGTCGACCACTCCGAGCCCGAGCTCGAACGGCTGGAGGCGGAGCGGCGAGCCGAGGCCCGCCGTCAGCGCAGCTGA
- a CDS encoding GNAT family N-acetyltransferase, translating into MEAARPATPDDLDRLAALAEAGRAELAPTRGGAVWAAREARARPVERSLASAITDPDQLAAVGTIDGTVVGYAVTRLEQLQDGTTLGVIDDLFVEPGAREVGVGEALIDEVIAWCRDRGCRGIDGLALPGNRDTKNFFETFGFTARAIVVHRRLEEPGP; encoded by the coding sequence ATGGAGGCGGCTCGTCCGGCCACGCCCGACGACCTGGATCGCCTGGCCGCCCTGGCCGAGGCCGGCCGGGCCGAGCTGGCGCCGACCAGGGGTGGCGCCGTCTGGGCCGCCCGCGAGGCCCGCGCCAGGCCGGTGGAGCGCTCGCTGGCCTCGGCCATCACCGACCCCGACCAGCTGGCGGCGGTGGGCACGATCGACGGCACCGTCGTCGGCTATGCGGTCACCCGCCTCGAGCAGCTGCAGGACGGCACGACGCTCGGGGTGATCGACGACCTGTTCGTGGAGCCCGGCGCCCGGGAGGTCGGGGTGGGGGAGGCCCTGATCGACGAGGTGATCGCCTGGTGCCGGGACCGGGGCTGCCGGGGGATCGACGGGCTGGCGCTCCCGGGCAACCGGGACACGAAGAACTTCTTCGAGACCTTCGGGTTCACGGCCCGAGCGATCGTCGTGCACCGCCGGCTCGAGGAGCCGGGACCGTGA
- a CDS encoding DUF4193 family protein, with product MADESADDFTDETEFEEDLTATEIDEEDLEDLVEEPDEFEEDVVLDTDEDEEDVVVAAPVTEEAAEEDEEEDEILNPDDVEADLDTILKDRLVTAPDEEEEDEEEAEVDDRGEGADRIQPRRPGEFVCQSCFLVKHPSQLADPTRMLCRDCV from the coding sequence ATGGCTGACGAGAGCGCCGACGACTTCACCGACGAGACCGAGTTCGAGGAGGACCTCACGGCCACGGAGATCGACGAGGAGGACCTCGAGGACCTTGTCGAGGAGCCCGACGAGTTCGAGGAGGACGTCGTCCTCGACACCGACGAGGACGAAGAAGACGTGGTCGTCGCCGCCCCAGTGACCGAGGAAGCGGCCGAGGAGGACGAGGAAGAGGACGAGATCCTCAACCCGGACGACGTCGAGGCCGACCTGGACACCATCCTCAAAGACCGCCTGGTCACCGCGCCCGACGAGGAGGAGGAGGACGAGGAGGAGGCCGAGGTCGACGATCGCGGTGAGGGCGCCGACCGCATCCAACCGCGACGCCCCGGGGAGTTCGTCTGCCAGTCCTGCTTCCTCGTCAAGCACCCCAGCCAGCTCGCCGACCCCACCCGGATGCTCTGCCGCGACTGCGTCTGA
- a CDS encoding HAD family hydrolase: MSRPPGAGCVPVFDLDGTLLDSDDALVAPFVALGVPRDAVRFGALLADECARLGIDPEAYLDRYDDTAADAYPGVEELLAALQRWAICSNKHPRSGSAELRRLGWTPDVALFSDAFGGPKQLEPVLDALGLGPDEVVFVGDTEHDRACATAVGCPFWVAGWNRRATGLGGDLVLADPREALDLLR; this comes from the coding sequence GTGAGCCGTCCGCCGGGCGCCGGTTGCGTGCCGGTGTTCGACCTCGACGGCACCCTGCTCGACTCCGACGACGCCCTCGTGGCCCCGTTCGTCGCGCTCGGCGTGCCACGCGACGCCGTTCGCTTCGGTGCCCTGCTCGCCGACGAGTGCGCCCGGCTGGGCATCGACCCGGAGGCCTACCTCGACCGCTACGACGACACCGCCGCCGACGCCTACCCGGGTGTCGAGGAGCTGCTCGCGGCGCTCCAGCGCTGGGCCATCTGCTCGAACAAGCACCCGCGTTCGGGCTCGGCCGAGCTGCGCCGGCTGGGCTGGACGCCGGACGTGGCGCTCTTCTCGGACGCGTTCGGCGGGCCGAAGCAGCTGGAACCCGTGCTCGACGCGCTGGGCCTGGGGCCCGACGAGGTGGTGTTCGTCGGGGACACCGAGCACGATCGGGCCTGCGCGACAGCCGTCGGCTGCCCGTTCTGGGTGGCGGGCTGGAACCGGCGGGCCACCGGTCTCGGGGGCGACCTGGTTCTGGCCGACCCCCGCGAGGCCCTCGACCTCCTCCGCTGA
- a CDS encoding NUDIX hydrolase: MSGDAPQPLVCVGAVVVDDERLLLVRRGRGPAAGEWSVPGGRVEAGETLAEAVVRELLEETSLEGVCGPLLGWVERIAADHHFVILDFLVTVLDHQEPVAGDDAAEVAWVPLHEVAEWPLVEGLAEFLHDHGVIDTFT, encoded by the coding sequence GTGAGCGGCGACGCACCGCAGCCGCTCGTGTGCGTCGGCGCGGTGGTCGTCGACGACGAGCGCCTCCTGCTCGTTCGGCGTGGCCGGGGGCCGGCCGCGGGGGAGTGGTCGGTGCCGGGGGGCAGGGTCGAGGCGGGGGAGACGCTGGCCGAGGCCGTGGTGCGGGAGCTCCTCGAGGAGACGAGCCTCGAGGGCGTCTGCGGCCCCCTGCTGGGGTGGGTGGAGCGGATCGCCGCCGACCACCACTTCGTGATCCTGGACTTCCTCGTCACCGTCCTCGACCACCAGGAGCCCGTGGCCGGCGACGACGCCGCCGAGGTGGCCTGGGTGCCCCTCCACGAGGTCGCGGAGTGGCCCCTGGTGGAGGGGTTGGCCGAGTTCCTGCACGACCACGGGGTGATCGACACGTTCACCTGA
- a CDS encoding crotonase/enoyl-CoA hydratase family protein has product MVDYEVRGKVALITLNRPEARNAVNGQVATEMEAAIDRLEEDPGLWVGIITAVTQGDRPVFCAGADLKALNSGEGASLSTAKGGFAGFAYRERTKPVIAAIDGLATAGGCEITLACDLVVASTRSAFGLAEVKRNLVAGAGGLFRLPRAVGQRVALEAILTGEPIPAERAYALGMVNRLTEPGKALDGALALAEQICQSAPLAVWESRKVVLAAETGDDDTLKAMTDAAMGAVLGSEDLTEGLQAFIEKRPPQWKGR; this is encoded by the coding sequence ATGGTCGACTACGAAGTCCGGGGCAAGGTTGCCCTCATCACCCTCAACCGGCCCGAGGCCCGCAACGCGGTCAACGGTCAGGTCGCCACCGAGATGGAGGCCGCCATCGACCGCCTCGAGGAGGATCCCGGCCTGTGGGTCGGGATCATCACGGCGGTCACGCAGGGCGATCGCCCCGTGTTCTGCGCAGGTGCCGACCTCAAGGCGCTGAACTCCGGGGAGGGCGCCTCCCTCAGCACTGCCAAGGGCGGCTTCGCAGGCTTCGCGTACCGTGAGCGCACCAAGCCGGTGATCGCCGCGATCGACGGGCTGGCCACCGCCGGGGGGTGCGAGATCACGCTGGCCTGCGACCTGGTGGTCGCCTCCACCCGGTCGGCGTTCGGCCTGGCCGAGGTCAAGCGCAACCTGGTCGCCGGGGCCGGCGGGCTGTTCCGCCTGCCCAGGGCGGTGGGTCAGCGGGTCGCCCTGGAGGCGATCCTCACCGGCGAGCCGATCCCCGCCGAACGGGCCTACGCCCTGGGGATGGTGAACCGCCTCACCGAGCCGGGCAAGGCCCTCGACGGGGCCCTGGCCCTCGCCGAGCAGATCTGCCAGTCGGCGCCCCTCGCGGTGTGGGAGAGCCGCAAGGTGGTGCTGGCCGCCGAGACCGGCGACGACGACACCCTGAAGGCGATGACCGACGCAGCCATGGGGGCCGTCCTGGGGTCGGAGGACCTGACCGAGGGCCTGCAGGCGTTCATCGAGAAGCGGCCGCCGCAGTGGAAGGGCCGCTGA